The proteins below are encoded in one region of Misgurnus anguillicaudatus chromosome 24, ASM2758022v2, whole genome shotgun sequence:
- the LOC129438846 gene encoding olfactory receptor 51I1-like codes for MGTLNINVNSSVVRPEYFFITGLTGLPYSLYYYIFLFCIYIIAVIGNSAVLLILAFDRSLHSPKYIAVFNLALADFGQANALIPSTMKTFLFGSQYIAYSACLANMFFVYLFNTIQCVSLVVLAFDRFVAICIPLRYHSIVTNRVMSSVFFVFWMLNTFLVGLPVSAITRLSFCNSTVIQSFFCDHGPMYKMACNDQSINSFLAKLITASYFAAPMIIFLSYLCIFFALSKITSWEERIKALKTCVSHLLLVGVSYIPIIFMYITAIMLSLSPNARIISSSLSYAASPMLNPIIYVLNTAEDKNFIRTMFKKKSTSIVHGSL; via the coding sequence ATGGGAACCTTAAATATCAATGTTAATAGCTCTGTTGTTCGTCCTGAATATTTTTTCATCACTGGACTTACAGGTTTACCATACAGCctctattattatattttcttattttgcatttacattattgCTGTAATTGGGAACTCTGCAGTTCTTCTCATTTTAGCCTTTGACAGGAGTCTGCACAGCCCAAAGTACATTGCTGTTTTTAATTTGGCTTTGGCTGACTTTGGTCAAGCTAATGCCTTGATTCCCAGCACAATGAAGACTTTTCTTTTTGGGTCACAGTACATCGCTTACAGTGCTTGTTTGGCcaacatgttttttgtttatttattcaataCAATACAATGCGTCAGCCTCGTTGTTTTGGCATTTGATCGCTTTGTTGCTATTTGTATACCGCTGAGATACCATTCCATTGTAACTAACCGTGTCATGAGTTCAGTTTTCTTTGTGTTTTGGATGCTTAACACTTTTCTGGTCGGTTTACCAGTGTCTGCAATTACTAGACTTTCATTCTGCAATTCCACTGTAATACAAAGTTTTTTCTGTGACCATGGACCAATGTACAAAATGGCATGCAATGACCAGAGCATAAATTCATTTTTGGCTAAACTGATCACAGCTTCATACTTTGCAGCACCAATGATAATATTCCTTTCTTAtctttgcatattttttgcCTTGAGTAAAATTACATCTTGGGAGGAACGTATAAAGGCCCTGAAGACCTGCGTTTCTCACCTGCTTTTAGTAGGAGTTTCTTACATCCCCATAATCTTCATGTACATTACTGCAATTATGCTTTCCCTTTCTCCCAATGCAAGAATCATAAGCTCATCTCTTTCATATGCTGCTTCACCAATGTTAAATCCCatcatttatgttttaaacacagctgaagatAAAAACTTTATCCGAACAATGTTTAAAAAGAAGTCTACATCCATTGTCCATGGTTCTCTGTAG
- the LOC129438201 gene encoding olfactory receptor 6N2-like, whose product MPSQNVSTKIISEFVILGLDTVEYKLVTGVVLLLIYILAMFANTANICFIAMDKRLHQPMYIFICNLALVDMLYSSSACPSMIGILLAGYKTISFIPCILQMCAFHLGGVMEIFAIGVMALDRLIAISNPLRYPVILNSTRTVLISVLLWLVAGSVLAIVPATVLRLPFCSSTIQYIFCEYAALIRTTCVDPSPYFNMMSSLLFVLLLGMFSFICLSYIRIIVAVMKMTLKSNKKKMFYTCLSHLIVITCFYVPMFVRVILTRLGVVLTTDERHGLMVGAMLGSSLVNPFIYCFRTKEIRNKIFRFFSKVASE is encoded by the coding sequence ATGCCATCTCAAAATGTTTCAACAAAAATCATTTCTGAATTTGTGATTTTGGGACTTGACACTGTGGAGTACAAACTAGTCACTGGAGTTGTTTTGCTTCTGATATATATTCTTGCAATGTTTGCTAACACTGCCAATATTTGTTTCATTGCCATGGATAAACGTTTGCACCAGCCTATGTATATCTTTATATGCAACCTAGCTTTAGTGGATATGCTATACAGCAGTAGTGCCTGTCCAAGTATGATAGGTATCCTTCTAGCTGGTTATAAAACTATTTCCTTTATCCCCTGTATACTTCAGATGTGTGCTTTCCATTTAGGTGGTGTTATGGAGATTTTTGCAATTGGCGTCATGGCGCTGGATCGTTTGATCGCCATAAGCAATCCTTTACGTTATCctgttattttaaatagcaCTCGGACTGTTTTGATCAGCGTCTTGCTGTGGCTGGTGGCCGGATCTGTTCTGGCTATTGTCCCGGCTACTGTTCTTCGTCTGCCCTTCTGTTCCTCAACCATCCAGTACATTTTCTGCGAGTATGCAGCTCTCATCAGGACCACTTGTGTGGATCCAAGTCCATATTTTAACATGATGTCCAGCCTTCTATTCGTGCTGCTGCTTGGCATGTTTTCTTTTATCTGCTTGTCTTATATAAGGATAATAGTAGCGGTCATGAAAATGACCTTGAAGAgcaataaaaagaaaatgttttatacgtGCTTAAGTCATTTGATAGTAATCACTTGCTTTTATGTACCAATGTTTGTACGGGTAATTTTGACACGACTTGGTGTGGTTTTAACAACAGATGAACGCCATGGACTAATGGTAGGGGCCATGCTTGGCTCTTCTTTGGTAAATCCTTTCATATATTGTTTTAGAACTAAAGAGATCAGAAACAAaatattcagatttttttcaaaagtCGCATCtgaataa